One Halobaculum roseum DNA segment encodes these proteins:
- a CDS encoding CDP-alcohol phosphatidyltransferase family protein, with protein sequence MSDADADADPVAVDPASPGASAPVWVGVALLSVGVGAGALAAVADPNTGGAWLVPAAVVVAWECVFLLRRRGLNHPPGEPAAVAGGVGVANAVTMARGLLYAGVAGFLLTGPLAGALAWAPALLYGAGAVLDAVDGALARRLGRRTVLGEKLDMGIDTLGFLVAPLVGVAWGRLPVWYLSLSAARYLFKLGRWRRRRRGLPVFDLPDSRVRRPLAAVQMAFIAVALAPVFPPSLVAGVAVAVLVPSLAVFARDYLVVAGHLDGGRAEGNGDAEGDTDADATSDAEVPGDADATGDATDPADD encoded by the coding sequence ATGAGCGACGCCGATGCCGACGCGGACCCCGTCGCGGTCGACCCGGCGTCGCCGGGTGCGAGCGCCCCGGTCTGGGTCGGGGTGGCGCTGCTGTCGGTCGGGGTCGGCGCCGGCGCGCTCGCCGCGGTCGCTGACCCGAACACGGGCGGCGCGTGGCTGGTCCCGGCGGCCGTCGTCGTCGCCTGGGAGTGCGTATTCCTGCTCCGGCGACGGGGGCTGAACCACCCGCCCGGCGAGCCCGCGGCCGTCGCCGGCGGCGTCGGCGTCGCCAACGCGGTGACGATGGCCCGGGGGCTGCTGTACGCCGGCGTCGCGGGGTTCCTCCTGACCGGGCCGCTCGCCGGCGCGCTCGCGTGGGCGCCGGCGCTGCTGTACGGGGCGGGGGCGGTTCTGGACGCCGTCGACGGGGCGCTCGCCCGGAGGCTCGGCCGTCGGACCGTGCTCGGCGAGAAGCTCGACATGGGGATCGACACCCTCGGGTTCCTCGTCGCGCCGCTGGTCGGCGTCGCGTGGGGGCGCCTGCCGGTTTGGTACCTCTCGCTGTCTGCCGCGCGTTACCTGTTCAAGCTGGGTCGCTGGCGGCGCCGCCGCCGGGGCCTCCCCGTGTTCGACCTGCCCGACAGCCGAGTCCGCAGGCCGCTCGCGGCGGTGCAGATGGCGTTCATCGCCGTCGCGCTCGCGCCGGTGTTCCCGCCGTCCCTGGTCGCCGGGGTCGCGGTCGCGGTGCTCGTCCCCTCGCTGGCGGTGTTCGCGCGCGACTACCTCGTCGTCGCGGGGCACCTCGACGGCGGGCGCGCCGAGGGCAACGGCGACGCCGAGGGCGACACCGACGCGGACGCGACGAGCGATGCGGAGGTACCGGGCGACGCGGACGCGACGGGCGACGCGACGGACCCGGCTGACGACTGA